One Cervus canadensis isolate Bull #8, Minnesota chromosome 1, ASM1932006v1, whole genome shotgun sequence genomic window carries:
- the CD300LG gene encoding CMRF35-like molecule 9 isoform X4: MRPLLLLWGCLVLPGYGSVVVDPKEISGFEGDTVSLQCTYGEELKKNPKYWCREAGIFISRCTETVFSGGYGQEGRVSVHDNPRENRFTVILRNLTLKDMGKYWCGVKKLGFDKTMSVSLLVFPGTSLHPATSPFTGTSLHPEASPFARISPHPATSPYAGTSLHPAASPFARISPHPATSPYAGTSLHPATSPYARTSPHPATSPPAGISQPVTQLDSTSTKGASFVPSSSSKSRVSIPLIRILAPVLVLLALLLATGLAALGSCVFQWREKGSDLV; this comes from the exons ATGCGGCCCCTCCTCCTGCTATGGGGCTGCCTTGTGCTCCCAG GTTACGGATCGGTGGTGGTGGACCCGAAGGAGATCAGTGGCTTTGAAGGTGACACTGTGTCCCTGCAATGCACCTACGGGGAGGAGCTAAAGAAGAACCCGAAATACTGGTGCCGCGAGGCCGGGATCTTCATCTCCCGCTGCACTGAGACTGTCTTCTCTGGAGGATACGGCCAGGAAGGAAGGGTGTCGGTCCACGACAACCCACGGGAAAACAGGTTCACGGTTATCCTGAGGAACCTCACCCTGAAGGACATGGGGAAGTACTGGTGTGGGGTCAAAAAACTGGGCTTCGATAAGACTATGTCAGTCTCTCTGCTTGTCTTTCCAG GGACCTCTCTCCACCCAGCAACCTCTCCATTCACAGGGACCTCTCTCCACCCAGAAGCTTCTCCATTTGCAAGGATCTCTCCTCACCCAGCAACCTCTCCGTATGCAGGGACCTCTCTCCACCCAGCAGCTTCTCCATTTGCAAGAATCTCTCCTCACCCAGCAACCTCTCCGTATGCAGGAACCTCTCTTCACCCAGCAACCTCTCCATATGCAAGGACCTCTCCTCACCCAGCAACTTCTCCTCCTGCAGGGATCTCCCAGCCGGTCACACAATTGGACTCTACCTCAACAAAGGGCGCCAGTTTTGTCCCCAGCAGCAGCTCCAAGTCCAG GGTGTCCATCCCACTGATCCGGATCTTGGCCCCGGTCCTGGTGCTGCTAGCCCTTCTGCTGGCCACAGGCCTGGCCGCCCTCGGCAGCTGCGTGTTTCAATGGAGAGAAAAAG GTTCTGACCTTGTGTGA